The following coding sequences are from one Stigmatopora nigra isolate UIUO_SnigA chromosome 10, RoL_Snig_1.1, whole genome shotgun sequence window:
- the LOC144203571 gene encoding uncharacterized protein LOC144203571 isoform X1 → MADTAVDTTATAEVTAKELKEKKEVEVEKKEKEEEKKDNVDAPANGTNGADHSDKVEDAKKEDEHKNGEAGKSEEEAPPADQTDAQPVKRVAEEEEEKADTKKQKTEENGDSKDAEVEA, encoded by the exons ATGGCAGACACCGCTGTTGATACCACCGCGACCGCAGAGGTTACAGCCAAG GAGctgaaagagaagaaagaagttgaagtggagaagaaggagaaggaggaggaaaagaaagACAACGTGGACGCACCTGCTAATGGCACT AATGGTGCTGATCACAGTGACAAAGTTGAAGACGCCAAGAAGGAAGATGAACACAAGAATGGAGAGG cAGGGAAATCAGAGGAAGAGGCGCCCCCTGCTGATCAGACGGACGCACAGCCGGTGAAGCGTGTGGCTGAAGAAGAGGAG GAGAAAGCGGACACCAAAAAACAGAAGACGGAGGAGAATGGAGACTCAAAAGATGCTGAGGT
- the LOC144203571 gene encoding uncharacterized protein LOC144203571 isoform X2 — MADTAVDTTATAEVTAKELKEKKEVEVEKKEKEEEKKDNVDAPANGTNGADHSDKVEDAKKEDEHKNGEGKSEEEAPPADQTDAQPVKRVAEEEEEKADTKKQKTEENGDSKDAEVEA, encoded by the exons ATGGCAGACACCGCTGTTGATACCACCGCGACCGCAGAGGTTACAGCCAAG GAGctgaaagagaagaaagaagttgaagtggagaagaaggagaaggaggaggaaaagaaagACAACGTGGACGCACCTGCTAATGGCACT AATGGTGCTGATCACAGTGACAAAGTTGAAGACGCCAAGAAGGAAGATGAACACAAGAATGGAGAGG GGAAATCAGAGGAAGAGGCGCCCCCTGCTGATCAGACGGACGCACAGCCGGTGAAGCGTGTGGCTGAAGAAGAGGAG GAGAAAGCGGACACCAAAAAACAGAAGACGGAGGAGAATGGAGACTCAAAAGATGCTGAGGT